The Helianthus annuus cultivar XRQ/B chromosome 16, HanXRQr2.0-SUNRISE, whole genome shotgun sequence genome includes a window with the following:
- the LOC110939995 gene encoding ATP-citrate synthase beta chain protein 1-like: protein MRLQIDFPVQNFDGLLVLEIVKRDLSNGFQGIAIGEDVFPSSTLSDRVLWFNKISQWQNSGCKLDLSLIKAFKKTATMSDRWALL from the exons ATGAGGCTACAAATCGATTTCCCTGTCCAG AATTTTGATGGACTCTTGGTTTTGGAGATCGTAAAACGGGATCTTTCTAATGGATTCCAAG GTATTGCTATTGGAGAAGATGTTTTTCCCAGTTCTACTCTCTCTGATCGTGTTTTGTGGTTCAACAAAATTTCTCAG TGGCAGAACAGTGGATGTAAACTGGATCTTTCACTGATTAAGGCATTTAAAAAGACTGCAACGATGTCGGATAG GTGGGCGCTACTATGA